A genomic region of Terriglobales bacterium contains the following coding sequences:
- the cobA gene encoding uroporphyrinogen-III C-methyltransferase, with product MTGKVYLVGAGPGDPELLTVKAARILGAADVVLHDALVSAEILALVSPRAEVIHIGKRCRQKLLTQEEINSLLVHYAQTRTTVVRLKGGDPLLFGRAGEEIDALRTAGVPFEIVSGVTSGLASAAAAGVSLTDRRIASQVLFTTAHREPGRVALDWAGLVGSDTTVVVYMPGREYAQLSASLLEAGLDSQTPCLVTSCASLPAQQLKRTTVGGLGDEIGLAAPSLLIIGWVADPAAVFAAHALWNKPGKSQAAEENVF from the coding sequence ATGACGGGCAAGGTCTATCTGGTTGGCGCCGGTCCGGGAGACCCGGAGTTGCTGACGGTGAAGGCGGCGCGGATTCTGGGCGCTGCCGACGTGGTTCTGCACGATGCGCTGGTCAGCGCGGAAATCCTCGCGCTCGTGTCCCCTCGCGCTGAAGTAATCCATATCGGAAAGCGCTGCCGCCAAAAGCTGCTCACGCAGGAAGAAATCAACTCTCTCCTGGTGCATTACGCCCAGACCCGAACCACGGTGGTTCGCCTCAAGGGCGGAGATCCCCTGCTCTTTGGCCGCGCCGGGGAGGAGATTGACGCGCTTCGCACAGCCGGCGTGCCCTTCGAAATTGTTTCCGGGGTGACCTCCGGGCTGGCTTCCGCCGCCGCGGCCGGTGTTTCCCTTACCGACCGCCGCATCGCCTCGCAAGTGCTGTTCACCACCGCCCATCGCGAACCCGGAAGAGTCGCGCTGGACTGGGCCGGCCTGGTCGGCTCCGACACCACCGTGGTGGTTTATATGCCTGGGCGCGAGTACGCCCAGCTCAGCGCTTCTTTGCTCGAAGCCGGACTCGACTCCCAAACGCCGTGCCTGGTCACTTCATGCGCCAGCCTGCCGGCGCAACAACTGAAGCGCACGACAGTGGGCGGATTGGGCGACGAAATTGGCCTCGCTGCGCCTTCCCTTCTCATCATCGGCTGGGTCGCGGATCCGGCGGCGGTATTCGCGGCCCATGCGCTCTGGAACAAACCTGGAAAATCACAAGCAGCGGAAGAGAACGTCTTTTAA
- a CDS encoding nitrite/sulfite reductase, whose amino-acid sequence MAELAKETRTERVERLKREKNAWEHLDEIRAFAKNGWSSIPPEWLGTYFRAWGVYTQGDGAGAIGGTGGEGRAVPHFMVRIRVPNGLLLAHQVRVIADAVDKYAAGVADITVRQNIQLHWVKIEDLPDLLEQLWRARLTTMGSCGDDTRNITGCPLSGVDADEICDASPLVFKLTEQLVGNAEFYNLPRKFKISVTGCRVWCSYPEINDIGLTAVVRQRHGRPDEVGFSLRVAGGLSAEPHLAERLDAFVAWNQVVPVTTAIAQIFRDSDVLRQNRERARLKYLFLHHGWTPADFLSAIEDRLGFRLDPAVEEHAPVDIYRDHVGIHAQKQSGYCYVGAAVLRGRITGAQLRTAAEVSERLGNSQLRTTNMQNLLIVNVPRERAAQVAIELETAGLHTNASPFWRGAIACTGTEFCKIAITETKGFARWLVEELEERLPGFDQQFKLNITGCPNSCGQHWIADIGLEGKKIKENGHFVDAYYFCVGGGVGRDQAIARPVGYRCRAAEVPQAIERLLNTFSELRNPGENLRQFFARHEANEIRAFLAGTLLPAVARDLASDRPPHGVEG is encoded by the coding sequence GTGGCAGAGCTGGCAAAAGAAACCCGGACAGAGCGGGTCGAGAGACTGAAGCGCGAGAAGAATGCGTGGGAGCATCTCGACGAGATCCGCGCTTTCGCCAAGAACGGATGGTCGTCCATTCCCCCTGAATGGCTGGGCACCTACTTCCGCGCCTGGGGCGTTTATACCCAGGGGGATGGCGCTGGCGCGATCGGCGGCACGGGCGGCGAAGGGCGCGCCGTGCCTCATTTCATGGTGCGTATTCGCGTGCCGAACGGCCTGCTGCTGGCGCACCAGGTGCGGGTGATTGCCGATGCGGTGGATAAATACGCCGCCGGTGTAGCCGACATTACCGTCCGCCAAAACATTCAGCTCCACTGGGTAAAGATTGAGGACCTTCCCGACCTGCTCGAGCAGCTCTGGCGTGCCCGCCTCACCACCATGGGTTCTTGCGGTGATGACACCCGCAATATCACCGGCTGCCCGCTGTCGGGCGTCGACGCCGACGAAATCTGTGACGCCTCACCGCTGGTGTTCAAACTGACCGAGCAATTGGTTGGCAATGCCGAGTTTTACAACCTGCCGCGAAAATTCAAGATTTCGGTCACCGGCTGCCGCGTGTGGTGCTCCTATCCCGAGATCAATGATATCGGCCTGACCGCTGTCGTGCGCCAGCGTCATGGCCGGCCGGACGAGGTGGGTTTCTCGCTGCGGGTTGCCGGCGGACTATCGGCGGAGCCGCATCTGGCGGAACGGCTCGACGCCTTCGTCGCCTGGAACCAGGTGGTGCCGGTAACCACGGCCATCGCGCAGATTTTCCGCGACAGCGATGTCCTCCGCCAGAACCGCGAGCGCGCCCGCCTCAAGTACCTCTTCCTCCATCACGGCTGGACCCCGGCTGATTTCCTCTCTGCCATCGAAGACCGCCTCGGCTTCAGGCTCGATCCTGCGGTAGAGGAACACGCGCCGGTTGACATTTACCGCGACCACGTCGGCATCCATGCGCAGAAACAATCCGGCTACTGCTACGTCGGGGCCGCCGTGCTGCGCGGCAGGATCACGGGCGCTCAACTCCGCACAGCGGCCGAGGTGTCGGAACGGCTCGGCAATTCACAGCTGCGCACCACCAACATGCAAAACCTGCTGATCGTGAACGTGCCTCGCGAGCGCGCCGCGCAGGTAGCCATCGAGTTGGAAACCGCTGGCCTGCATACCAACGCGTCACCGTTCTGGCGCGGGGCGATCGCCTGCACCGGCACCGAGTTCTGCAAAATCGCAATCACCGAAACCAAGGGCTTCGCCCGCTGGCTGGTCGAGGAACTGGAGGAGCGCCTGCCCGGGTTTGATCAGCAGTTCAAGCTCAACATCACCGGCTGCCCCAACAGTTGCGGCCAGCACTGGATTGCCGACATCGGGCTGGAGGGCAAGAAGATCAAGGAAAACGGCCACTTCGTTGACGCCTATTACTTCTGCGTCGGCGGCGGCGTAGGACGCGACCAGGCGATCGCGCGTCCGGTCGGCTACCGGTGCCGCGCGGCCGAGGTGCCGCAGGCGATTGAGCGTCTGCTGAACACGTTTTCTGAATTGCGAAATCCCGGTGAAAACCTGCGCCAGTTTTTCGCCCGTCACGAGGCCAACGAAATTCGCGCCTTTCTGGCCGGCACACTATTGCCCGCGGTCGCGCGCGACCTAGCCAGCGACCGGCCGCCGCATGGGGTGGAGGGATGA
- a CDS encoding bifunctional precorrin-2 dehydrogenase/sirohydrochlorin ferrochelatase, which yields MTTLFPMFVKLAGRKCLVVGAGPLAESKVEDLLHSGARVHVVAPDATPQIQAWARDSRISWEQRYFAPADLDGASLVIAATSSDDVNQAVFDQAEARGVFCNAIDQPGRCHFYFPAVVRRGQLQIAISSGGLSPSLAHRLRVDLEQQFGPEYEVWLEWLGAVRKLVLQRQKDPAKRKRLLARLASRRSLDSFLRSTRKRRGGVS from the coding sequence ATGACAACGCTCTTTCCCATGTTCGTGAAGTTGGCGGGACGCAAGTGCCTGGTGGTTGGCGCTGGCCCCCTCGCGGAGTCGAAAGTCGAGGACCTGCTGCACTCGGGCGCGCGCGTGCACGTGGTCGCGCCGGATGCGACGCCGCAGATCCAGGCTTGGGCTCGGGATTCCCGGATTAGCTGGGAACAGCGCTACTTTGCGCCGGCGGATTTGGACGGCGCCAGCCTGGTCATCGCGGCCACTTCGTCCGACGATGTCAATCAAGCCGTCTTCGACCAGGCGGAGGCGCGCGGAGTCTTCTGCAATGCGATCGACCAGCCTGGGCGCTGCCATTTTTATTTTCCGGCTGTCGTCCGGCGCGGGCAGCTTCAGATAGCAATCTCCAGCGGCGGACTCAGTCCTTCCTTAGCTCACCGCCTGCGCGTTGATCTGGAACAGCAATTTGGACCCGAGTACGAGGTGTGGCTGGAGTGGCTTGGCGCAGTGCGGAAGCTGGTGCTGCAACGGCAGAAAGATCCTGCAAAACGGAAGCGATTGCTGGCGCGACTGGCCAGCCGCCGCTCGCTCGACAGCTTCCTGCGCAGCACACGAAAGCGCCGTGGAGGTGTGTCATGA